A stretch of the Chanos chanos chromosome 1, fChaCha1.1, whole genome shotgun sequence genome encodes the following:
- the rnf130 gene encoding E3 ubiquitin-protein ligase RNF130 isoform X1 yields the protein MLKRCTVPTLCCSYLFAVIFTLALPKCTLSTGAEKNMVNKEDYYSATVNATVLDSKGNPKQMLTKDDGRYGQNSPKTEAKGIVVTPAAVNGVVDLQGCCPYTRFVVPPKTTQWVALLQRGKCTFKEKILKAAAYNASAVLIYNNSSKEDTVTMAHEGTGDMVAVMITEAYGKEILSFLEKNQTVLVSVMVGVRGPPKNINRGSLVFVSISFIVLMIISSAWLIFYFIQKIRDTSARDRSQRRLGDAAKKAISKLTTRTVKRGDKETDPDFNHCAVCIEGYQLNDVVRILPCKHVFHKICVDPWLNEHCTCPMCKLNILKALGIMPNLPCVDNVAFDMERLSRSQTSSQRTALVDLSSETSISLEPLRHSSSAQIPSDGEITPRTGEINIAVTKEWFIIASFGVLSAVTLCYMIIRATASYPSLSLEME from the exons ATGCTGAAGAGGTGCACCGTACCTACGCTATGCTGCAGCTATCTTTTCGCCGTTATCTTCACGCTCGCTCTGCCCAAGTGCACGCTGTCTACAGGAGCCGAGAAAAATATGGTGAATAAAGAGGACTATTATAGCGCCACGGTGAACGCCACTGTTTTGGACTCAAAAGGTAATCCTAAACAAATGCTCACTAAGGATGACGGCAGGTACGGACAGAATTCCCCAAAAACAGAAGCGAAGGGAATTGTGGTAACACCTGCTGCTGTAAACGGCG TGGTGGACCTGCAGGGATGCTGTCCGTATACACGCTTCGTGGTGCCccctaaaaccacacagtggGTGGCACTGTTGCAGAGAGGCAAGTGCACCTTTAAGGAGAAAATCCTGAAGGCAGCGGCCTACAACGCCTCAGCCGTGCTCATCTACAACAACAGCTCCAAGGAGGACACGGTCACCATGGCACATGAGG GCACTGGCGACATGGTTGCGGTCATGATCACTGAGGCGTATGGGAAGGAGATCCTGAGCTTCCTGGAGAAGAACCAGACggtgctggtgtctgtgatGGTTGGGGTGCGCGGTCCACCCAAGAACATCAACCGAGGATCTTTGGTTTTCGTCTCCATCTCCTTCATCGTTCTGATGATCATCTCATCAGCCTGGCTCATCTTTTACTTCATTCAGAAGATCCGAGACACCAGTGCACGAGACCGCAGCCAG CGACGACTTGGAGACGCTGCCAAGAAGGCCATCAGCAAGCTGACAACCAGAACCGTTAAAAGAGGCGACAAG GAGACGGATCCCGATTTCAATCACTGTGCCGTCTGCATTGAGGGTTACCAGCTCAATGACGTGGTCCGCATCCTACCTTGCAA GCATGTCTTTCATAAGATATGTGTGGACCCATGGCTAAATGAACACTGCACCTGTCCCATGTGCAAACTCAATATCCTTAAAGCTCTAGGCATCATG CCTAACCTGCCGTGTGTGGACAATGTGGCGTTTGACATGGAACGGCTGTCGCGCAGTCAGACCTCTAGTCAGAGGACAGCATTAGTGGACCTGTCGTCAGAGACCAGTATCAGCCTGGAGCCTCTTCGCCACTCCAGCTCTGCCCAGATCCCCTCTGATGGAGAGATCACCCCACGCACAGGAGAGATCAACATCGCTGTCACCA AAGAGTGGTTTATAATCGCCAGCTTTGGTGTCCTCAGCGCTGTTACGCTCTGCTATATGATCATCAGAGCCACAGCCAGCTACCCCAGCCTCAG CCTGGAGATGGAGTGA
- the rnf130 gene encoding E3 ubiquitin-protein ligase RNF130 isoform X2: MLKRCTVPTLCCSYLFAVIFTLALPKCTLSTGAEKNMVNKEDYYSATVNATVLDSKGNPKQMLTKDDGRYGQNSPKTEAKGIVVTPAAVNGVVDLQGCCPYTRFVVPPKTTQWVALLQRGKCTFKEKILKAAAYNASAVLIYNNSSKEDTVTMAHEGTGDMVAVMITEAYGKEILSFLEKNQTVLVSVMVGVRGPPKNINRGSLVFVSISFIVLMIISSAWLIFYFIQKIRDTSARDRSQRRLGDAAKKAISKLTTRTVKRGDKETDPDFNHCAVCIEGYQLNDVVRILPCKHVFHKICVDPWLNEHCTCPMCKLNILKALGIMPNLPCVDNVAFDMERLSRSQTSSQRTALVDLSSETSISLEPLRHSSSAQIPSDGEITPRTGEINIAVTSGNFFNRNSVSPRNVVCEMELPDIQASLDMYDENKS; encoded by the exons ATGCTGAAGAGGTGCACCGTACCTACGCTATGCTGCAGCTATCTTTTCGCCGTTATCTTCACGCTCGCTCTGCCCAAGTGCACGCTGTCTACAGGAGCCGAGAAAAATATGGTGAATAAAGAGGACTATTATAGCGCCACGGTGAACGCCACTGTTTTGGACTCAAAAGGTAATCCTAAACAAATGCTCACTAAGGATGACGGCAGGTACGGACAGAATTCCCCAAAAACAGAAGCGAAGGGAATTGTGGTAACACCTGCTGCTGTAAACGGCG TGGTGGACCTGCAGGGATGCTGTCCGTATACACGCTTCGTGGTGCCccctaaaaccacacagtggGTGGCACTGTTGCAGAGAGGCAAGTGCACCTTTAAGGAGAAAATCCTGAAGGCAGCGGCCTACAACGCCTCAGCCGTGCTCATCTACAACAACAGCTCCAAGGAGGACACGGTCACCATGGCACATGAGG GCACTGGCGACATGGTTGCGGTCATGATCACTGAGGCGTATGGGAAGGAGATCCTGAGCTTCCTGGAGAAGAACCAGACggtgctggtgtctgtgatGGTTGGGGTGCGCGGTCCACCCAAGAACATCAACCGAGGATCTTTGGTTTTCGTCTCCATCTCCTTCATCGTTCTGATGATCATCTCATCAGCCTGGCTCATCTTTTACTTCATTCAGAAGATCCGAGACACCAGTGCACGAGACCGCAGCCAG CGACGACTTGGAGACGCTGCCAAGAAGGCCATCAGCAAGCTGACAACCAGAACCGTTAAAAGAGGCGACAAG GAGACGGATCCCGATTTCAATCACTGTGCCGTCTGCATTGAGGGTTACCAGCTCAATGACGTGGTCCGCATCCTACCTTGCAA GCATGTCTTTCATAAGATATGTGTGGACCCATGGCTAAATGAACACTGCACCTGTCCCATGTGCAAACTCAATATCCTTAAAGCTCTAGGCATCATG CCTAACCTGCCGTGTGTGGACAATGTGGCGTTTGACATGGAACGGCTGTCGCGCAGTCAGACCTCTAGTCAGAGGACAGCATTAGTGGACCTGTCGTCAGAGACCAGTATCAGCCTGGAGCCTCTTCGCCACTCCAGCTCTGCCCAGATCCCCTCTGATGGAGAGATCACCCCACGCACAGGAGAGATCAACATCGCTGTCACCA GTGGAAACTTTTTCAACCGTAACTCTGTGTCACCACGTAACGTGGTCTGTGAGATGGAGCTTCCTGACATCCAGGCTTCCTTGGACATGTATGATGAGAACAAGTCATGA
- the rnf130 gene encoding E3 ubiquitin-protein ligase RNF130 isoform X3, with product MLKRCTVPTLCCSYLFAVIFTLALPKCTLSTGAEKNMVNKEDYYSATVNATVLDSKGNPKQMLTKDDGRYGQNSPKTEAKGIVVTPAAVNGVVDLQGCCPYTRFVVPPKTTQWVALLQRGKCTFKEKILKAAAYNASAVLIYNNSSKEDTVTMAHEGTGDMVAVMITEAYGKEILSFLEKNQTVLVSVMVGVRGPPKNINRGSLVFVSISFIVLMIISSAWLIFYFIQKIRDTSARDRSQRRLGDAAKKAISKLTTRTVKRGDKETDPDFNHCAVCIEGYQLNDVVRILPCKHVFHKICVDPWLNEHCTCPMCKLNILKALGIMPNLPCVDNVAFDMERLSRSQTSSQRTALVDLSSETSISLEPLRHSSSAQIPSDGEITPRTGEINIAVTKWFIIASFGVLSAVTLCYMIIRATASYPSLSLEME from the exons ATGCTGAAGAGGTGCACCGTACCTACGCTATGCTGCAGCTATCTTTTCGCCGTTATCTTCACGCTCGCTCTGCCCAAGTGCACGCTGTCTACAGGAGCCGAGAAAAATATGGTGAATAAAGAGGACTATTATAGCGCCACGGTGAACGCCACTGTTTTGGACTCAAAAGGTAATCCTAAACAAATGCTCACTAAGGATGACGGCAGGTACGGACAGAATTCCCCAAAAACAGAAGCGAAGGGAATTGTGGTAACACCTGCTGCTGTAAACGGCG TGGTGGACCTGCAGGGATGCTGTCCGTATACACGCTTCGTGGTGCCccctaaaaccacacagtggGTGGCACTGTTGCAGAGAGGCAAGTGCACCTTTAAGGAGAAAATCCTGAAGGCAGCGGCCTACAACGCCTCAGCCGTGCTCATCTACAACAACAGCTCCAAGGAGGACACGGTCACCATGGCACATGAGG GCACTGGCGACATGGTTGCGGTCATGATCACTGAGGCGTATGGGAAGGAGATCCTGAGCTTCCTGGAGAAGAACCAGACggtgctggtgtctgtgatGGTTGGGGTGCGCGGTCCACCCAAGAACATCAACCGAGGATCTTTGGTTTTCGTCTCCATCTCCTTCATCGTTCTGATGATCATCTCATCAGCCTGGCTCATCTTTTACTTCATTCAGAAGATCCGAGACACCAGTGCACGAGACCGCAGCCAG CGACGACTTGGAGACGCTGCCAAGAAGGCCATCAGCAAGCTGACAACCAGAACCGTTAAAAGAGGCGACAAG GAGACGGATCCCGATTTCAATCACTGTGCCGTCTGCATTGAGGGTTACCAGCTCAATGACGTGGTCCGCATCCTACCTTGCAA GCATGTCTTTCATAAGATATGTGTGGACCCATGGCTAAATGAACACTGCACCTGTCCCATGTGCAAACTCAATATCCTTAAAGCTCTAGGCATCATG CCTAACCTGCCGTGTGTGGACAATGTGGCGTTTGACATGGAACGGCTGTCGCGCAGTCAGACCTCTAGTCAGAGGACAGCATTAGTGGACCTGTCGTCAGAGACCAGTATCAGCCTGGAGCCTCTTCGCCACTCCAGCTCTGCCCAGATCCCCTCTGATGGAGAGATCACCCCACGCACAGGAGAGATCAACATCGCTGTCACCA AGTGGTTTATAATCGCCAGCTTTGGTGTCCTCAGCGCTGTTACGCTCTGCTATATGATCATCAGAGCCACAGCCAGCTACCCCAGCCTCAG CCTGGAGATGGAGTGA